A genomic stretch from Empedobacter stercoris includes:
- a CDS encoding isoaspartyl peptidase/L-asparaginase family protein, whose amino-acid sequence MNNRRNFIKNLGALGLLLGTSKLDLSAQTKHTKSTKITKPIVLSTWRFGIEANAEAWKVLGKNGTALDAVEKGVQLVEADPNERSVGYGGRPDRDGKVTLDACIMDDQANIGSVAGLEHIKHPISVARKVMEDTPHVMLVGNGALQFALEKGFKKENLLTDISEKEWKEWLKDTNYQMPINIENHDTIGMIALDAHGNLSGACTTSGMAYKMHGRVGDSPIIGAGLYVDNEIGAATATGHGEEVIRIAGSHLVVELMRQGYSPENACKEAVHRIIKLTESRNKDLSAIQVGFIAINKQGEYGSFCIHPGFNFAVHDQSGNRLIDGKSITK is encoded by the coding sequence ATGAACAATAGAAGAAATTTTATAAAGAATTTAGGTGCTTTGGGACTACTTTTAGGTACATCAAAATTAGACCTAAGTGCACAAACGAAACATACAAAATCTACGAAAATTACCAAACCAATTGTACTTTCTACTTGGCGTTTCGGAATAGAAGCAAACGCTGAAGCATGGAAAGTTTTAGGTAAAAACGGAACCGCTTTAGATGCGGTGGAAAAAGGTGTGCAATTAGTAGAAGCTGATCCTAATGAGAGAAGTGTTGGATATGGTGGTCGTCCAGATCGAGATGGAAAGGTTACTTTAGATGCTTGTATTATGGATGATCAAGCAAATATTGGTTCTGTTGCAGGTTTAGAGCATATTAAACATCCCATTTCAGTCGCTCGAAAAGTAATGGAAGATACGCCTCATGTGATGTTAGTTGGGAATGGTGCTTTGCAATTTGCCTTAGAAAAAGGTTTTAAGAAAGAGAATTTATTAACCGATATTTCTGAAAAAGAATGGAAAGAATGGTTGAAAGACACCAATTATCAAATGCCTATTAACATCGAAAATCACGATACAATTGGAATGATTGCTTTAGATGCACATGGCAATCTGTCGGGAGCCTGTACAACGAGTGGAATGGCGTATAAAATGCATGGACGTGTTGGTGATTCTCCAATTATTGGTGCGGGTTTATATGTTGATAACGAAATTGGTGCAGCTACAGCAACAGGTCATGGCGAAGAAGTGATTCGTATTGCGGGAAGTCATTTGGTTGTTGAGTTGATGCGTCAAGGTTATTCGCCAGAAAACGCGTGCAAAGAAGCAGTACATCGAATTATTAAGTTAACAGAATCACGAAATAAAGATTTATCTGCAATTCAAGTTGGTTTTATCGCGATTAACAAACAAGGTGAATATGGTTCGTTTTGTATTCATCCAGGCTTTAACTTTGCCGTTCATGATCAAAGTGGAAATCGTTTGATTGACGGAAAATCTATTACAAAATGA
- a CDS encoding OmpH family outer membrane protein, with the protein MKKWISFIALFFGFASLTFAQRFCYVDSQYILESLPEYTSSQSKLKSQTESWQKEIEQKKENLVKLQTEFEAEKILLTAEQVKEQEQKLADEIAAVKVLQDKRYGPNGDLVNLRRSMVKPLQDQIYNATKEVADKRGYSFVFDKGSDLIMIYTDPKFDISREVLHTLRPDLKPTNSKSNSNSKTRK; encoded by the coding sequence ATGAAAAAATGGATTAGCTTTATAGCGTTGTTCTTTGGATTTGCAAGTTTAACTTTCGCACAAAGATTTTGTTACGTAGATTCTCAATATATTTTAGAAAGTTTACCAGAGTATACATCATCTCAAAGTAAATTAAAATCTCAAACAGAATCTTGGCAAAAAGAAATTGAACAGAAAAAAGAAAATTTAGTTAAATTACAAACTGAATTTGAAGCTGAAAAAATTCTTTTAACAGCAGAACAAGTTAAAGAGCAAGAACAAAAACTAGCGGATGAAATTGCGGCTGTAAAAGTTTTACAAGATAAACGTTACGGGCCAAATGGAGATTTAGTAAATTTGAGACGATCAATGGTAAAACCTTTACAGGATCAAATTTATAATGCAACAAAAGAAGTTGCAGACAAAAGAGGTTATAGTTTTGTTTTTGACAAAGGAAGTGATTTGATCATGATTTATACGGATCCAAAGTTTGATATCAGCCGAGAAGTTTTACATACGCTGAGACCAGATTTGAAACCAACTAATTCAAAATCGAATTCAAATTCTAAAACAAGAAAATAA
- the serS gene encoding serine--tRNA ligase translates to MLVVSYIQENKDRVIEGLKKRNFKQLDLVDEVLNVDELRRKTQFELDNILAESNKLAKEIGNLFKDGRSEEANELKIKTVDLKTQSKELQDLLSSYENSVKEILYQIPNIPNELVKEGKDADDNEIVFEHGVAAAKPENLPHWEVAKKFDIIDFELGVKITGAGFPVYKGKGARLQRALTQFFLDKNADAGYTEIVPPFVVNEASGYGTGQLPDKEGQMYYIGEDDLYLIPTAEVPVTNIYRDTIVKVEDLPITLTAYSPCFRREAGSYGKDVRGLNRLHQFEKVEIVRIEKPENSYASLDGMIEHVKGILEDLELPYRILRLCGGDTGFTSAITYDFEVFSEAQEKWLEVSSVSNFETFQANRLKLRFKDENGTQLAHTLNGSALALPRILAAILENHQQADGTVKIPKALQPYTRFEVLD, encoded by the coding sequence ATGCTAGTAGTTTCTTACATTCAAGAAAACAAAGATCGTGTTATTGAAGGACTTAAAAAACGTAACTTCAAACAATTAGATCTTGTTGATGAAGTTTTAAATGTGGATGAACTTCGTCGTAAAACTCAGTTTGAATTGGATAATATATTAGCTGAATCCAACAAATTAGCAAAAGAAATTGGTAATTTGTTTAAAGATGGAAGATCGGAAGAGGCTAATGAATTAAAAATTAAAACTGTCGATTTAAAAACACAATCGAAAGAATTACAAGATTTGTTATCATCTTACGAAAACTCCGTTAAAGAGATTTTATATCAAATTCCAAATATCCCAAATGAACTTGTAAAAGAAGGAAAAGATGCAGACGATAATGAAATTGTTTTTGAACATGGAGTTGCAGCTGCGAAACCTGAAAATTTACCTCATTGGGAAGTTGCTAAGAAATTTGACATCATTGATTTTGAATTAGGTGTTAAAATTACTGGAGCTGGTTTTCCTGTTTACAAAGGAAAAGGTGCTCGTTTACAACGTGCTTTAACACAATTCTTCTTGGATAAAAATGCTGATGCTGGTTATACAGAAATTGTTCCTCCTTTCGTAGTTAACGAGGCATCTGGTTATGGAACGGGTCAGTTACCTGATAAGGAAGGGCAAATGTATTATATTGGTGAAGATGATTTGTACTTGATTCCAACAGCGGAAGTTCCTGTAACAAATATTTACCGAGATACAATTGTAAAAGTTGAAGATTTACCAATTACATTGACGGCATATTCTCCTTGTTTCCGCCGTGAAGCTGGTTCTTATGGAAAAGATGTTAGAGGTTTAAATCGTTTACACCAATTTGAGAAAGTAGAAATTGTTCGTATAGAGAAACCAGAAAATTCGTATGCATCTTTAGATGGTATGATAGAACATGTAAAAGGTATTTTAGAAGATTTAGAATTACCTTATCGTATTCTAAGATTATGCGGTGGCGATACTGGATTTACATCTGCAATAACTTATGATTTTGAAGTTTTCTCTGAAGCACAAGAAAAATGGTTAGAAGTTTCTTCTGTTTCAAACTTTGAAACATTCCAAGCAAATCGTTTGAAATTACGTTTCAAAGACGAAAATGGTACGCAATTGGCTCACACATTAAATGGATCTGCATTAGCTTTACCACGAATTTTAGCCGCTATTTTAGAGAATCATCAGCAAGCTGATGGAACAGTTAAAATTCCGAAAGCTTTACAGCCCTATACTCGTTTTGAAGTTTTAGATTAA
- a CDS encoding heavy metal translocating P-type ATPase, with protein sequence MANCKTCCSTDEPQNHSHESHDHNHEGHDHNHEHNNSKILLGASLAIFFAGIFVQYVLKPTWFVDNQTIRLIWFAISYILVAAPVWSEAFKLAKKLDFFNEFSLMGIATLGAFIIGEYPEGVAVMLFYTIGEMFQEAAVNKARGNIKALLDVRPDTAHVLRNGHFETIKPHDVAIGETIQVKVGEKVPLDGIMLSDKGSFNTAALTGESKPSTYKTGETVLAGMLNLENVIEIQTTKKFEDSSIAKILQMVQDAASRKAPTELFIRKFAKIYTPIVFFLATALVIIPYFIVDNYDFNDWLYRGLVFLVVSCPCALVISVPLGYFGGIGAASRNGILVKGSNFLDLMAKVNTVVMDKTGTMTEGIFDVQKVETNLPQMEFLRLVSALEKQSTHPIAKAIVANHPSDLKAIEVEEISGKGLKGKVDGKIVLAGNTKLLDHFSIQYPQEIHAIVESIVVVSIDHKYAGYITIADKIKEDAQQAIQKMKALGVTKTIMLSGDKDTITQKVAQEVGVDEAFGGLLPEGKVEKVEALKKDTNQVVAFVGDGINDAPVLALSDVGIAMGGLGSDAAIETADVVIQTDQPSKIATAIKIGRETKKIVIQNIILAMGVKVIVLLLGAEGIANMWEAVFADVGVALLAILNAVRIQRMKF encoded by the coding sequence ATGGCAAATTGTAAGACTTGTTGTTCAACAGACGAACCTCAAAATCACTCTCACGAAAGTCACGATCATAATCACGAAGGTCATGACCATAATCACGAACACAACAATAGTAAAATTTTGTTAGGAGCGAGTTTAGCTATTTTCTTTGCTGGAATATTTGTTCAATATGTGTTAAAGCCAACTTGGTTTGTCGATAATCAAACGATTCGCTTGATATGGTTCGCTATTTCTTATATTTTAGTAGCAGCACCTGTTTGGAGTGAAGCGTTTAAATTGGCTAAAAAATTAGACTTTTTCAATGAATTTTCATTGATGGGAATTGCAACTTTAGGCGCTTTTATCATTGGGGAATATCCCGAAGGTGTTGCCGTAATGCTGTTTTATACCATTGGTGAAATGTTTCAAGAAGCAGCAGTTAATAAAGCAAGAGGAAATATAAAAGCCTTATTAGATGTTCGTCCAGATACAGCGCATGTTTTACGAAATGGTCATTTCGAAACCATAAAACCACACGATGTTGCAATTGGTGAAACAATTCAAGTTAAAGTTGGAGAAAAAGTTCCGTTAGATGGAATTATGCTTTCGGATAAAGGGAGTTTTAATACAGCGGCATTGACGGGAGAAAGCAAACCTTCTACATATAAAACAGGTGAAACAGTTTTGGCCGGAATGTTAAATCTTGAAAACGTAATAGAAATTCAAACAACTAAAAAGTTTGAGGATAGTTCGATTGCTAAAATTTTACAAATGGTTCAGGATGCAGCTTCTCGTAAAGCTCCTACTGAATTATTTATCCGAAAATTTGCAAAAATATATACGCCAATTGTTTTCTTTTTAGCAACAGCTTTGGTGATCATTCCTTACTTTATTGTTGATAATTATGATTTCAATGATTGGTTATATAGAGGTTTGGTTTTCTTGGTTGTTTCTTGTCCTTGTGCATTGGTGATTTCGGTTCCGTTGGGTTATTTTGGTGGAATTGGAGCAGCTTCGCGTAATGGTATTTTAGTAAAAGGTTCTAATTTTTTAGATTTAATGGCGAAAGTAAATACCGTTGTGATGGATAAAACTGGAACCATGACTGAAGGCATTTTCGATGTGCAGAAAGTAGAAACAAATCTACCTCAAATGGAATTTTTACGCTTGGTTTCTGCGTTAGAAAAACAATCAACACATCCCATAGCAAAAGCCATTGTAGCCAATCATCCTTCTGATTTGAAGGCAATAGAAGTGGAAGAAATTTCAGGAAAAGGACTAAAAGGAAAAGTTGATGGTAAAATTGTTTTAGCAGGAAATACAAAATTATTGGATCATTTTTCGATTCAATATCCACAAGAAATACATGCTATTGTAGAGAGTATTGTTGTCGTTTCAATAGATCACAAATATGCTGGATATATTACAATTGCAGATAAAATAAAAGAAGATGCACAACAAGCGATTCAAAAAATGAAAGCTTTGGGTGTCACGAAGACGATTATGTTGAGTGGTGATAAAGATACAATTACACAAAAAGTTGCACAAGAAGTTGGTGTTGATGAAGCTTTTGGAGGATTATTGCCAGAAGGAAAAGTAGAAAAAGTAGAAGCCTTGAAAAAAGATACAAATCAAGTGGTCGCTTTTGTAGGAGATGGAATCAATGATGCGCCTGTTTTAGCTCTTTCTGATGTCGGTATTGCAATGGGAGGTTTAGGAAGTGATGCGGCAATTGAAACGGCTGATGTAGTGATTCAAACCGATCAACCATCTAAAATAGCAACTGCTATAAAAATAGGACGCGAAACGAAAAAGATTGTCATTCAAAATATCATTTTAGCAATGGGTGTAAAAGTGATTGTATTATTACTTGGTGCCGAAGGAATTGCCAATATGTGGGAAGCCGTTTTTGCAGATGTTGGTGTCGCTTTATTAGCAATTTTGAATGCAGTACGAATTCAGCGAATGAAATTTTAG
- a CDS encoding OmpH family outer membrane protein gives MKQIRLIAVFTMMVFGSVLSFAQEIAHIDTQAVIESMPAYKKAETDLQALGKKHEEAISKLQADYKTFMEAAQKDLAGKSQEEAQKLIAANKYQEKEQEMQKKYETYAKAAQEEMQAKEKALMDPIEKRVMDAINAAAAKKGVKYVLPAGVLVYKAGGYDLLNDVKKELGL, from the coding sequence ATGAAACAAATTAGATTGATAGCAGTATTTACAATGATGGTTTTCGGTAGCGTTTTATCATTCGCTCAAGAAATTGCACATATTGATACGCAAGCGGTTATTGAATCAATGCCAGCCTACAAAAAAGCAGAAACTGATTTACAAGCTTTAGGTAAAAAACACGAAGAAGCAATCTCTAAATTACAAGCTGACTATAAAACTTTTATGGAAGCAGCTCAAAAAGATTTAGCTGGTAAATCTCAAGAAGAAGCTCAAAAATTAATCGCTGCTAACAAATACCAAGAAAAAGAGCAAGAAATGCAAAAGAAATACGAAACTTATGCAAAAGCTGCTCAAGAAGAAATGCAAGCGAAAGAAAAAGCTTTAATGGATCCAATCGAAAAAAGAGTGATGGATGCAATTAATGCTGCAGCTGCTAAAAAAGGAGTTAAATACGTTTTACCTGCAGGTGTATTAGTTTACAAAGCTGGAGGATATGACTTATTAAACGACGTTAAAAAAGAATTAGGATTATAA
- the rfbD gene encoding dTDP-4-dehydrorhamnose reductase — MKRILVTGANGQLGQSILEQSKTYKEIECFFITRNELDITNEELIKHYFDDKSFDFVVNCAAYTAVDKAEDEQESAYLVNAKATEFLAKITNEKKIPFIHVSTDYVFDGTASQPRMETDQTNPIGVYGQTKLEGENLALKNNPKSIILRTAWVYSRFGNNFVKTMLRLFQEKESISVVADQIGSPTNAIDLADAILEIISTDELTYGIFNYSNEGKCSWFEFAQKIKEFSSSTIEINPVPTSAYPTKAKRPAYSLLDKTKIKEVYQLTIPNWEDSLKKELKHLL; from the coding sequence ATGAAAAGAATTTTAGTTACAGGTGCGAATGGTCAATTAGGTCAATCCATTTTAGAACAATCTAAGACTTACAAAGAAATTGAATGCTTTTTTATAACTCGAAATGAATTAGACATAACGAATGAAGAGTTAATCAAACATTACTTCGATGATAAATCATTTGATTTTGTTGTCAATTGCGCTGCATATACAGCTGTAGACAAAGCCGAAGATGAGCAAGAAAGTGCTTATTTGGTTAATGCGAAAGCAACCGAATTTTTGGCTAAAATAACAAATGAGAAAAAAATTCCGTTCATTCATGTTTCGACAGATTATGTTTTTGATGGAACTGCTTCTCAACCTCGTATGGAGACAGATCAAACCAATCCAATTGGCGTATATGGTCAAACAAAGTTGGAAGGAGAAAATTTAGCTTTAAAAAACAATCCGAAATCAATTATTCTTCGTACAGCCTGGGTATATTCAAGATTTGGAAATAACTTCGTTAAAACGATGCTAAGATTGTTTCAAGAGAAAGAATCGATTTCTGTTGTAGCTGATCAAATTGGTTCACCAACAAATGCGATTGATTTAGCTGATGCAATTTTAGAAATTATTTCGACAGATGAATTAACTTATGGAATCTTTAATTATTCAAACGAAGGAAAATGTTCTTGGTTTGAATTTGCGCAAAAAATAAAAGAATTTTCAAGTTCAACGATTGAGATTAACCCTGTTCCAACTTCAGCTTATCCAACGAAAGCGAAACGTCCTGCGTATAGTTTATTGGACAAAACGAAGATCAAAGAAGTTTATCAACTTACAATCCCGAATTGGGAAGATAGTTTGAAAAAAGAATTGAAACATTTGTTATAA
- a CDS encoding copper homeostasis protein CutC has translation MKKLEVACFNIASALVASKSNVDRIELCADASSGGITPTFEDIKTLRKETDKEIMIMIRPRGGDFIYSDKEFEQMKSEIIMIKNFRIDGFVFGILNEENEIDFERNRKLIELAKPFPCTFHRAFDRTKDAEDSLETVIKLGFKTILTSGLTRHVEEGKQQLKTLVQTAKDRITIMPGGGLRSTNIEEIDSFTQATYFHSSAMIDDSGIANLEEINHLKSLINSEK, from the coding sequence ATGAAAAAATTAGAAGTTGCTTGCTTCAATATAGCCTCCGCATTAGTCGCATCAAAATCGAATGTCGATAGAATCGAATTATGTGCAGATGCTTCTTCTGGTGGAATTACACCAACATTTGAAGACATCAAAACATTGCGAAAAGAAACAGACAAAGAAATCATGATTATGATTCGCCCTCGTGGAGGTGATTTTATTTATTCTGATAAAGAATTTGAACAAATGAAATCTGAAATTATCATGATTAAAAATTTTAGAATTGATGGTTTTGTATTCGGAATTTTAAATGAAGAAAATGAAATTGATTTTGAACGAAATCGAAAATTGATTGAACTCGCAAAACCGTTTCCTTGTACATTTCATCGAGCTTTTGATCGAACTAAAGATGCAGAAGATTCATTAGAAACGGTTATCAAATTAGGTTTTAAAACCATTCTAACTTCCGGTTTAACACGTCATGTAGAAGAAGGAAAACAGCAACTAAAAACATTGGTACAGACAGCAAAAGATCGTATTACGATTATGCCTGGTGGTGGATTACGTTCGACAAATATTGAAGAAATCGATTCATTTACACAAGCAACTTACTTTCATTCTTCTGCTATGATTGATGATTCTGGAATTGCTAATTTAGAAGAAATCAATCATTTAAAAAGTTTGATTAATTCTGAAAAATAA
- a CDS encoding PG1828 family lipoprotein, protein MKKFFAVVAVAALSLGAVSCGEKKAEETPAAVDSAAVVVDSAAAVVDSAAAVVDSAAAVVDSAAAKVEAPAN, encoded by the coding sequence ATGAAAAAGTTTTTCGCAGTAGTTGCAGTAGCAGCATTATCTTTAGGAGCAGTATCTTGTGGCGAGAAAAAAGCAGAAGAAACTCCAGCAGCAGTAGATTCAGCAGCAGTAGTGGTTGATTCAGCAGCGGCAGTAGTTGATTCAGCGGCAGCAGTAGTAGACTCAGCAGCGGCAGTAGTTGATTCAGCAGCAGCTAAAGTAGAAGCTCCAGCAAACTAA
- a CDS encoding Fur family transcriptional regulator produces MQTEVLNKTLQNRSINPTAMRLLVLDKLMHAEVALSLADLEIEMDQADRVTIYRTLKKFEENKLIHSIEDGTGSIKYALCESSCKCTPEFTHAHFHCNKCNQTYCLRNIHLPEIDLPKNFQAEQSSFILKGICDQCKA; encoded by the coding sequence ATGCAAACAGAAGTTCTAAACAAAACCTTACAAAACCGTTCTATTAATCCAACTGCAATGAGATTGTTGGTCTTGGACAAATTGATGCATGCAGAAGTTGCATTGAGTTTGGCTGATTTGGAAATTGAAATGGATCAGGCAGATCGAGTAACCATTTACCGAACATTAAAAAAGTTTGAAGAAAATAAGTTAATACATTCGATTGAAGACGGAACAGGCTCTATAAAATATGCTTTATGTGAATCGAGTTGTAAATGTACACCCGAGTTTACGCATGCTCATTTTCATTGTAACAAGTGTAATCAAACCTATTGTTTACGAAATATTCACTTACCAGAAATTGATCTTCCCAAAAATTTTCAAGCAGAACAATCGTCTTTTATCTTGAAAGGAATTTGCGATCAGTGTAAAGCCTAA
- a CDS encoding DNA polymerase III subunit, with translation MLWENVIGQQEIKNKLQQSIKDGRISHAQLFSGPEGSGTLALALAYAREVLCGLNNEQCNLKVDKLQHPDLHFSFPYSATENVKKPLAKYLLNDWRSFVEENVYGNLTDWMSHLGIEKKQGVIPVDEADEIVKTLALNSYEGGYKIMIIWQAEEMTTAAANKLLKIIEEPPLKTLFLLVTEHEDLILQTITSRCQLVKIPRLSQADIQNYLIEKKNITTEKAQHIAFLSQGNLREALHQLNDDEHLFDKYFVTWVRKAFMAAKTPTVLKDLIDWSNQIASWSRSEQKDFLNYCSEIFRQALLKNYQSEELVFLQINAEGFKWQGFAPFIHGANIEDILKEITEASYHIERNGNSKIILLDLSIKLTRYLHLKTT, from the coding sequence ATGCTTTGGGAAAATGTAATTGGACAACAAGAGATTAAAAACAAACTTCAACAATCTATAAAAGATGGTCGTATTAGCCATGCACAGCTTTTTTCTGGTCCAGAAGGTTCAGGAACTTTGGCTTTAGCACTTGCTTATGCAAGAGAAGTTTTGTGTGGATTGAATAACGAACAATGTAATCTTAAAGTTGATAAATTACAACATCCCGATTTACATTTTTCTTTTCCTTATTCGGCAACAGAAAATGTCAAAAAGCCTCTTGCAAAGTATTTATTAAACGATTGGAGAAGCTTTGTTGAAGAAAATGTTTATGGTAATTTAACCGATTGGATGTCTCACCTTGGTATAGAAAAAAAACAAGGTGTTATTCCTGTTGATGAAGCAGACGAAATTGTAAAAACACTTGCTTTAAATAGTTACGAAGGTGGATATAAGATAATGATTATTTGGCAAGCAGAGGAAATGACAACTGCAGCAGCGAATAAATTGTTAAAAATTATAGAAGAGCCACCTCTCAAAACACTTTTTTTACTGGTAACAGAACATGAAGATTTAATCTTGCAAACGATAACTTCCCGTTGTCAATTGGTGAAAATTCCTCGCTTATCTCAAGCTGATATTCAAAATTATTTAATTGAGAAGAAGAATATTACTACAGAAAAAGCGCAACATATCGCCTTTTTATCACAGGGAAATTTACGCGAAGCATTGCATCAGTTGAATGATGACGAACATTTATTTGATAAATATTTTGTCACTTGGGTTCGAAAAGCATTTATGGCAGCAAAAACACCAACTGTTTTGAAGGACTTGATTGATTGGTCAAATCAAATTGCAAGTTGGTCGCGCAGTGAACAAAAAGATTTTTTAAATTATTGCTCCGAAATTTTTCGTCAAGCCTTATTAAAAAACTATCAATCTGAGGAATTAGTTTTTTTACAAATAAATGCTGAAGGTTTTAAATGGCAAGGTTTTGCACCGTTTATTCATGGAGCAAACATCGAAGATATTTTAAAAGAAATAACTGAGGCTTCGTATCACATCGAACGAAATGGAAATTCTAAAATTATATTATTGGATCTTTCAATCAAGTTAACTCGTTATCTACATCTTAAAACGACATAA